The Terriglobales bacterium genome contains a region encoding:
- a CDS encoding alanine--glyoxylate aminotransferase family protein has product MLRKTRLFTPGPTPLLPAAQNALAGPSLHHRTADFRALYSRVLADLKIFIGTKNDVIVFASSGTGAMEASVSNLTSPGDRVLVLTAGKFGERWRELATAYGCAVDVVEAPYGQTFLLDAVRDQLKIDTRVVYMQATESSTGVRHDVLGVARLLKDSGALLVVDAITGLGTTLFDVNAWGVDVIIGGSQKAVMIPPGLAYCAVSERAWQRMESATSPRYYFDLRKERKAAAKGESAFTPATSLVAALAAALDYIRAAGEGDLAAGRDALILNAELAAAMTRDAAEALGLRLFARSSPAAALTAIEPPAGVDSGVLVKAFRESFGAVVANGQGEMKGKLFRIAHLGYYDYLDTIAILGALEQVLARVGGPRHVEFGAGLRAAQAVYAEAEARVSAAH; this is encoded by the coding sequence ATGCTGCGAAAGACGCGGCTCTTCACTCCCGGTCCCACGCCGCTTCTGCCCGCCGCCCAGAACGCACTCGCCGGCCCCAGCCTGCACCACCGCACCGCCGACTTCCGCGCCCTCTACAGCCGCGTGCTCGCGGACCTGAAGATTTTCATCGGCACCAAGAATGACGTCATCGTGTTCGCCTCCTCCGGCACCGGCGCCATGGAAGCTTCGGTGTCGAATCTGACTTCGCCCGGCGACCGCGTGCTGGTGCTGACCGCCGGGAAATTCGGGGAGCGCTGGCGGGAGCTGGCTACCGCTTACGGCTGCGCCGTCGATGTGGTGGAGGCGCCCTACGGCCAGACCTTCCTGCTCGACGCCGTGCGCGACCAACTCAAGATAGACACCCGCGTGGTTTACATGCAGGCCACCGAGAGCTCGACCGGCGTCCGCCACGACGTCCTAGGCGTGGCCCGCTTGCTCAAAGATAGTGGCGCGCTGCTGGTGGTGGACGCCATCACCGGCCTGGGTACCACGCTCTTCGACGTGAACGCTTGGGGCGTGGATGTGATCATCGGCGGCTCGCAGAAGGCGGTGATGATCCCGCCCGGCCTCGCCTACTGCGCGGTGAGCGAGCGCGCCTGGCAGCGCATGGAGTCTGCAACCTCGCCGCGCTACTACTTCGATCTGCGCAAGGAGCGCAAGGCGGCGGCCAAGGGCGAGTCCGCCTTCACCCCGGCGACGTCGCTGGTGGCGGCGCTGGCCGCGGCGCTCGACTACATCCGCGCCGCCGGCGAAGGCGACCTGGCCGCCGGACGCGACGCCCTCATCCTCAACGCCGAACTGGCCGCGGCCATGACCCGCGACGCAGCCGAGGCCCTGGGACTCCGGCTCTTTGCCCGCTCCTCGCCCGCCGCCGCGCTCACCGCCATCGAGCCTCCCGCGGGCGTGGATTCCGGCGTGCTGGTCAAGGCCTTCCGCGAGAGCTTTGGCGCCGTGGTGGCCAACGGCCAGGGAGAGATGAAAGGGAAACTCTTCCGCATCGCGCACCTCGGGTACTACGATTACCTCGACACCATCGCCATCCTGGGCGCGCTGGAGCAGGTGCTCGCCCGGGTGGGCGGTCCGCGACACGTGGAGTTCGGCGCCGGCTTGAGGGCGGCGCAGGCGGTCTACGCCGAAGCCGAGGCCCGCGTGTCGGCGGCTCACTAG
- a CDS encoding ABC transporter ATP-binding protein, with amino-acid sequence MAALLEVRELTVEFPAAGGLWLPAVRDLSLSLAPGEALGLVGESGCGKSVTALAILRLLPPQARARGGIFFEGRNLLDLSEEEMRQVRGARIAMVFQEPMTALNPVMRVGDQVAEAVRAHGKSAKAQAWQLAVEALRDVGLPDAERRARDYPFQLSGGMRQRVMIAMAIVNRPQLLIADEPTTALDVTIQAQILELLAELRQKLGLAMLFISHDLAVVSQVAGRVAVMYAGSMVETGSSQDVLTRALHPYTRGLLAAVPTLRTERGRPLQAIEGTVPALGALPPGCAFEPRCTLRIPECARALPPLAEVAPGHWARCPVVAGMEAGGGR; translated from the coding sequence GTGGCGGCACTGCTCGAAGTCCGCGAGCTGACGGTGGAGTTCCCCGCCGCGGGCGGATTGTGGCTGCCGGCGGTGCGCGATCTGAGCCTCTCCCTCGCCCCGGGCGAGGCGCTGGGGCTGGTGGGGGAGTCAGGCTGCGGCAAGTCGGTGACCGCACTGGCCATACTGCGGCTGCTGCCGCCCCAGGCACGCGCGCGCGGTGGCATCTTCTTCGAAGGCCGGAACCTGCTGGACCTGAGCGAGGAGGAGATGCGCCAGGTGCGCGGGGCGCGCATCGCCATGGTCTTCCAGGAACCCATGACCGCGCTCAACCCGGTGATGCGCGTGGGCGACCAGGTAGCCGAGGCGGTGCGGGCCCACGGGAAGTCGGCCAAGGCGCAAGCGTGGCAGCTCGCCGTAGAGGCGCTGCGCGACGTCGGCCTGCCCGACGCTGAGCGCCGCGCCCGCGACTACCCCTTCCAGCTCTCGGGCGGCATGCGCCAGCGGGTGATGATCGCCATGGCCATCGTCAACCGCCCGCAACTGCTGATCGCCGACGAGCCCACCACCGCCCTCGACGTCACCATCCAGGCGCAGATCCTCGAGCTGCTGGCCGAGCTGCGCCAGAAGCTGGGGCTGGCCATGCTCTTCATCTCGCATGATCTGGCGGTCGTGTCGCAGGTGGCGGGGCGAGTAGCGGTGATGTACGCGGGAAGCATGGTGGAGACAGGCAGCTCGCAGGACGTCCTGACGCGCGCGCTGCATCCTTACACCCGCGGGCTGCTGGCGGCGGTGCCCACGCTGCGCACCGAGCGCGGACGGCCGCTCCAAGCCATCGAAGGGACGGTGCCGGCGCTGGGGGCGCTGCCCCCGGGATGCGCCTTCGAGCCTCGCTGCACCCTGCGCATCCCGGAGTGCGCCCGGGCCCTGCCCCCGCTGGCCGAGGTCGCCCCCGGACACTGGGCGCGCTGCCCGGTGGTGGCTGGAATGGAGGCCGGGGGAGGGCGCTGA
- a CDS encoding GatB/YqeY domain-containing protein: MTLTEQIQKDMTEAMRAREELRLSCLRMMKTALENKRVEKRAALDDKESQQVLSTLIKQRKESVEQFSKGGRQEMADKEAAEIRIIEAYLPQAAGEEEIVATVRAVMAEMASAGTAPARKDMGAVMKNVMAKFAAAGARVDGKTVSETVKRELTPKP; encoded by the coding sequence ATGACTCTTACCGAGCAGATTCAAAAAGACATGACCGAAGCCATGCGGGCGCGCGAGGAGTTGCGGCTTTCCTGCCTGCGCATGATGAAGACGGCGCTGGAGAACAAGCGGGTGGAAAAGCGCGCGGCGCTCGACGACAAGGAGTCGCAACAGGTCTTGAGCACGCTCATCAAGCAGCGCAAGGAGTCGGTGGAGCAGTTCTCGAAGGGCGGGCGTCAGGAGATGGCCGACAAGGAGGCCGCCGAGATCCGCATCATCGAGGCCTACCTGCCCCAGGCCGCCGGTGAAGAGGAGATTGTGGCCACGGTGCGCGCCGTGATGGCGGAGATGGCGTCCGCAGGGACGGCCCCGGCGAGGAAGGACATGGGCGCAGTCATGAAGAACGTGATGGCGAAGTTCGCGGCCGCAGGCGCGCGCGTGGATGGGAAGACGGTCAGCGAGACGGTGAAGCGCGAACTGACGCCGAAACCATAA
- a CDS encoding ribonuclease HI family protein yields the protein MPRRPRRPAPHTQPMFAAPAPRLAHDYVVARIDGGARGNPGPAGYGVLLEDRAGRKLAELSHYLGPRTNNFAEYSGLIAALEYAAANPPKAVKVLSDSELLVKQMRGEYKVKSPDLRPLYEKAKTLSHRLEWFAIEHVARRENREADRLANQAMDQGMGRPSAAPPDKDDKRELRGVVRDGVVELLDGSLPEGTRVRVRVPPS from the coding sequence GTGCCTCGCCGCCCGCGACGTCCCGCACCGCACACCCAGCCGATGTTCGCGGCGCCGGCGCCGCGCCTCGCTCACGACTACGTTGTGGCGCGGATCGATGGCGGCGCCCGCGGCAATCCCGGCCCGGCGGGCTATGGCGTGCTCCTCGAAGACCGCGCTGGCCGCAAGCTAGCCGAGCTCAGCCACTACCTGGGGCCTCGCACCAACAACTTCGCCGAGTACTCCGGCCTGATCGCGGCCCTGGAATACGCGGCCGCCAATCCCCCCAAGGCGGTGAAGGTGCTGAGCGACTCTGAGCTGCTGGTAAAGCAGATGCGCGGCGAGTACAAGGTCAAGAGCCCCGACCTGCGGCCGCTCTACGAAAAAGCGAAGACGCTCTCGCACCGCCTCGAGTGGTTCGCTATCGAGCACGTCGCCCGCCGGGAGAACCGCGAGGCCGACCGCCTGGCCAACCAGGCGATGGACCAGGGCATGGGCCGCCCGTCGGCGGCGCCACCGGACAAGGATGACAAGCGGGAGTTGCGCGGAGTCGTGCGCGACGGCGTCGTGGAGCTGCTGGATGGAAGCTTGCCCGAAGGAACGCGCGTCCGGGTGCGGGTTCCTCCTTCGTGA
- a CDS encoding metallophosphoesterase family protein, producing MRILIISDIHANVEGLEACLAAAPAHDRIVNLGDIVGYGGSPNEVTDRARKLGTVVVRGNHDKACSGVMGIDSFNPIAGLAALWTKQTLTPENLDWLKNLPQGALEMPDVPSVHFVHGSPLDEDEYIIVVRDAVEPLSTTPAPLTFFGHTHIQGGFGVDGEQWETLRPVYKTRDRVETVELQLKKTAKYLINPGSAGQPRDGDPRAAFVLFDSEAYKISYIRVPYNIQLAQKHITDAKLPERLATRLTDGR from the coding sequence GTGCGCATACTGATCATCAGTGACATTCACGCGAACGTGGAAGGGCTGGAGGCCTGCTTGGCCGCCGCGCCCGCCCACGACCGCATCGTGAACCTGGGCGACATCGTGGGTTACGGCGGCAGCCCCAACGAAGTCACCGACCGCGCGCGCAAGCTGGGAACAGTGGTGGTCCGCGGCAATCACGACAAGGCCTGCAGCGGCGTGATGGGCATTGACAGCTTCAACCCCATCGCCGGCCTCGCCGCCCTGTGGACCAAGCAGACGCTCACCCCGGAGAATCTGGACTGGCTGAAGAACCTGCCCCAGGGGGCGCTCGAGATGCCGGACGTCCCCAGCGTGCACTTCGTTCATGGCTCGCCACTCGACGAGGACGAGTACATCATCGTGGTGCGGGACGCGGTCGAGCCGCTCTCCACCACCCCGGCCCCGCTCACCTTTTTCGGCCACACCCACATCCAGGGCGGCTTTGGCGTGGACGGTGAGCAGTGGGAGACGCTGCGCCCCGTCTACAAGACCCGCGACCGGGTGGAGACGGTCGAACTGCAGCTCAAGAAGACGGCCAAGTACCTCATCAACCCGGGCTCGGCGGGCCAGCCGCGCGATGGCGACCCCCGTGCCGCCTTCGTCCTGTTCGACTCGGAGGCCTACAAGATCAGCTACATCCGCGTGCCCTACAACATCCAGCTGGCACAGAAGCACATCACCGACGCCAAGCTACCCGAGCGCCTGGCCACCCGCCTGACCGACGGACGCTGA